AACCGTTCAGCCAAGCGGGCGGCGTTTTCCTACCCCCATGGCCTTCCTCATGCGGCGCCTGCAGGCATTCGAAATATTTCGAAACAGCCGCATCCTTCATGAGCACGAAATGACGGGCTGGGACCGCAACGACACGCGCGAGGTGGACTATCTGATCGGCGCATGCCAGTGCATCCGCCGCGAGGCCATGGAACGCGTGGGACTTCTCGACGACCATATCTTCTACGGTCCGGAAGACATCGACTACTGCGTCCGCATGCGACGCGCCGGCTGGAATATCTACTACGTGCACGACACACGCATCGTGCACTACGAGCAGCGCATCACGCGTAAGAAACTTTTTTCCCGACTGTCCTGGGTTCATCTCAAGGCGGTCGCGTATCTCTTCTGGAAATACGGCGGACGCCTCGACTGACCGGCTTACCTATTCGCGGCGGGTTTCCACTTGATGCTGCAGCCCATGGACGGGACTGGATCGATGCTGATTGAACGTCCCGCAAGCACATCGCTGATGACGGTGTCGAGATCGTGGCGGGTTGCGGCCGCGGGATCCTTCCAGTTGTCATCGATGCGACCGTTGTACTGAAGGCGCCGCTTCGTGTCGAACACGAAAATGTCCGGCGTACACACCGCGTCGTATGCCCGCGCCGTCTCCTGCGTTTCGTC
This is a stretch of genomic DNA from Ignavibacteriota bacterium. It encodes these proteins:
- a CDS encoding glycosyltransferase family 2 protein, which produces MTDLSIVLISWRMRDMLERLLESVFTLTQGITFEIIVIDNDSRDGTAEMVAAHFPACRLILNEVNKGVAPARNQGLALAQGRYIVTLDADMVLQENSLARLVSFMDATPDAGIAGCKLVFEDGTVQPSGRRFPTPMAFLMRRLQAFEIFRNSRILHEHEMTGWDRNDTREVDYLIGACQCIRREAMERVGLLDDHIFYGPEDIDYCVRMRRAGWNIYYVHDTRIVHYEQRITRKKLFSRLSWVHLKAVAYLFWKYGGRLD